A single window of Qipengyuania sediminis DNA harbors:
- a CDS encoding YybH family protein, whose translation MLITTIIAAALATQAAAEQHTTHAPPVGAQPASNNADENAVRAVLARYKSAIERLDATGTEGLFTEDSAVFETGGVEGTYKEYLAHHLAPELAAFRAFAFSDYKVAVRIEGDLALATETYNYRIDPKVGEVAMRKGVATSVLTRTEDGWKILVMHGSARNPKGA comes from the coding sequence ATGCTGATCACCACTATAATCGCTGCCGCGCTTGCAACACAGGCCGCAGCCGAACAACATACCACGCACGCCCCGCCGGTGGGGGCGCAGCCGGCTTCGAACAATGCAGACGAGAACGCCGTTCGGGCGGTGCTGGCGCGCTACAAGTCCGCGATCGAGCGGCTGGATGCGACAGGCACGGAGGGGCTGTTCACCGAGGACTCCGCAGTGTTCGAGACAGGCGGGGTCGAAGGCACCTACAAGGAGTATCTCGCACACCACCTGGCGCCCGAACTCGCGGCGTTTCGCGCATTCGCGTTCTCGGACTACAAGGTAGCGGTGCGCATCGAGGGCGATCTCGCGCTCGCCACCGAGACCTACAACTACCGCATCGACCCCAAGGTCGGCGAGGTCGCGATGCGCAAGGGCGTCGCGACCAGCGTCCTCACCCGGACCGAGGACGGATGGAAGATCCTCGTCATGCACGGCTCGGCCCGCAATCCGAAGGGGGCCTGA
- a CDS encoding copper resistance protein B yields MGRHHLSLHHGGQNFGMAILDIAEVKIKDGRDAYEWGGEAWYGGDINRLVVKTEGEGEFGGGVESAEVQALYSRAIGPYFDLQAGVRYDFQPDPSRVYATVGFEGLAPGFFDVEGALFLSDRGELMGRLEGYYDQRITQKLILQPRAELNFAVQDSEDIGVGAGLSDAEIGVRLRYDIAREFAPYIGVQYERAFGRTRDFLRDDGEATGGWSFLAGIRAWF; encoded by the coding sequence ATGGGGCGCCACCATCTCTCACTCCATCACGGCGGCCAGAACTTCGGGATGGCGATCCTCGACATCGCCGAGGTGAAGATCAAGGACGGACGCGACGCCTACGAATGGGGCGGCGAGGCCTGGTATGGCGGGGACATAAATCGGCTGGTGGTAAAGACGGAGGGCGAAGGCGAGTTCGGCGGCGGCGTCGAATCCGCCGAGGTCCAGGCGCTCTACAGCCGCGCCATCGGGCCTTACTTCGACCTGCAGGCCGGCGTCCGCTACGACTTCCAGCCCGATCCGTCGCGAGTCTACGCCACGGTCGGATTCGAAGGGCTGGCGCCCGGTTTCTTCGATGTCGAGGGCGCGCTGTTCCTGTCCGACCGGGGCGAGCTCATGGGCCGGCTGGAGGGCTACTACGATCAGCGCATCACGCAGAAGCTGATCCTGCAGCCGCGCGCCGAGCTCAACTTCGCCGTGCAGGATAGTGAGGACATTGGTGTGGGCGCGGGCCTCAGCGATGCCGAGATCGGCGTGAGGCTGCGCTACGATATAGCGCGCGAGTTCGCCCCCTACATCGGTGTCCAATACGAGCGCGCCTTCGGCCGGACACGCGATTTCCTGCGCGATGACGGCGAGGCAACCGGCGGCTGGAGCTTCCTCGCCGGCATCCGGGCCTGGTTTTGA
- a CDS encoding copper resistance system multicopper oxidase has translation MNELVLGRRALLRAAAVSGAGFGLAQALPAWAQPLSKGLVRPLPTVSGSDIALTIGKVSVEVDGKVSRAVGINGTVPGPLIRLKEGQRVRLRVQNTLDEESSIHWHGLLVPFEMDGVPGVSFPGIMPRSTFDYEFDLSHAGTYWYHSHSAYQEEDGVYGPIVIDPAGPDPVAYDREHVLVLSDHSPLAGAIIYRKLKQIGGPYFNRQRMTLSGLLAGKDLTAKERWEWAQMRMDAADIADVTGSTYSFTINGFGPFDNWTGLFTPGERVRLRIINASAQTTFNIRIPGLPMTVVQADGLAVRPVIVDEFQIGTAETYDVVVAPEDRAYSFVSEASDRSGLGRATLAPREGMSAPVPPLRPRPLLTMKDMGMGDMDMGGMDHSAMGHGGMSGGSANPAKARGIDPTAQQNASGELWKLTGWKETGAAAAAATGMAGMDHAAMGHGPSAAPAPAAPPVDHAAMGHAMPASPTAGQTSAPMDHGSMGMREFANAPGVDKNPGVQTISPMPVDRMGDPGTGLEDVGHRVLNYRDLIALDRNPDVRAPSRQLDIHLTGNMERYMWSFDGVKLSEPAEPIPFRHNERVRVRLVNDTMMQHPIHLHGHFFELVTGHGAHSPRKHTVNVQPGGTATFDVTLDAKGDWAFHCHNLYHMTAGMMRVVTVRSAEGGAQ, from the coding sequence ATGAATGAACTCGTCCTCGGACGGCGTGCGCTGTTGCGCGCCGCCGCCGTATCCGGCGCAGGCTTCGGTCTCGCGCAGGCCCTGCCCGCCTGGGCTCAGCCGCTCTCGAAAGGCCTCGTGCGCCCGCTGCCGACAGTCAGTGGGAGCGACATCGCGCTCACCATCGGCAAGGTCAGCGTCGAAGTCGATGGCAAGGTGAGCCGCGCGGTCGGCATCAACGGCACCGTGCCCGGTCCGCTGATCCGTCTCAAGGAAGGCCAGCGCGTCCGCCTGCGCGTCCAGAACACGCTCGACGAAGAAAGCTCGATCCACTGGCACGGGCTACTGGTGCCGTTCGAGATGGACGGAGTTCCGGGGGTCAGCTTCCCCGGCATCATGCCGCGCTCGACATTCGACTACGAATTCGATCTCAGCCATGCTGGCACCTACTGGTATCACAGCCACAGCGCCTATCAGGAGGAGGACGGCGTCTATGGTCCGATCGTGATCGATCCGGCCGGACCCGATCCGGTCGCCTACGACCGCGAGCACGTGCTGGTGCTGTCCGACCACAGCCCGCTCGCCGGCGCGATCATCTACCGCAAGCTCAAGCAGATTGGCGGTCCCTACTTCAACCGCCAGCGCATGACACTTTCCGGCCTACTGGCAGGCAAGGATTTGACCGCGAAGGAGCGCTGGGAATGGGCGCAGATGCGGATGGACGCGGCCGACATCGCGGACGTCACCGGCTCGACCTACAGCTTCACCATCAACGGCTTCGGCCCGTTCGACAACTGGACCGGCCTGTTCACGCCAGGCGAGCGGGTGCGGCTGCGCATTATCAACGCCTCGGCGCAGACCACCTTCAACATCCGGATTCCCGGGCTGCCGATGACGGTGGTGCAGGCGGATGGTCTCGCCGTGCGCCCGGTGATCGTCGACGAGTTCCAGATCGGCACAGCGGAGACCTACGACGTCGTCGTCGCGCCAGAGGACCGGGCCTACAGCTTCGTCAGCGAGGCGAGCGACCGGTCGGGCCTCGGCCGCGCCACTCTCGCACCGCGTGAAGGCATGAGCGCGCCGGTTCCGCCGCTACGCCCGCGCCCGCTGCTCACCATGAAGGACATGGGCATGGGCGACATGGATATGGGCGGTATGGACCATTCCGCGATGGGACATGGCGGCATGAGCGGCGGCTCCGCCAATCCCGCCAAGGCGAGAGGCATCGATCCGACGGCGCAGCAGAACGCCTCCGGCGAACTGTGGAAGCTGACCGGCTGGAAGGAGACCGGCGCTGCGGCGGCCGCGGCCACGGGAATGGCGGGTATGGATCATGCGGCGATGGGGCATGGCCCGTCTGCGGCACCAGCACCGGCCGCCCCGCCCGTGGACCACGCCGCCATGGGCCATGCGATGCCCGCATCCCCCACGGCCGGTCAGACCTCGGCGCCGATGGATCACGGCTCCATGGGCATGCGCGAATTCGCCAACGCTCCGGGTGTCGACAAGAACCCTGGAGTGCAGACGATCTCGCCGATGCCGGTCGATCGGATGGGCGATCCCGGCACTGGGCTCGAGGATGTCGGCCACCGCGTGCTGAACTACCGCGATCTGATCGCGCTGGACCGCAATCCCGATGTCCGCGCACCGAGCCGCCAGCTCGACATCCACCTCACCGGCAACATGGAGCGTTACATGTGGTCGTTCGACGGCGTGAAGCTGAGCGAGCCGGCCGAGCCGATCCCGTTCCGCCACAACGAGCGCGTGCGGGTGCGGCTCGTCAACGACACGATGATGCAACACCCGATCCACCTGCACGGGCACTTCTTCGAGCTGGTCACGGGCCACGGCGCACATTCGCCGCGCAAGCATACCGTGAACGTCCAGCCGGGCGGGACCGCGACCTTCGACGTCACCCTCGACGCGAAGGGCGACTGGGCGTTCCACTGCCACAATCTCTACCACATGACCGCCGGGATGATGCGCGTCGTCACCGTCCGCTCCGCCGAGGGAGGCGCCCAATGA
- a CDS encoding MauE/DoxX family redox-associated membrane protein: MASATKTAEIYRMVMPSHTCPYGIKALDLLKRRGFTVEDHHLTSREETDAFKGEHAVATTPQVFIDGKRVGGHDDLVRFLGGEVKDKDAVTYTPVIALFAMAAAMAMAGSWASLGELLTMRTAEWFIAFSMCLLALQKLKDVDSFATMFLNYDLLAARWVPYGRIYPFAEGAAGVLMISGALMWLSVPIALFIGTIGAVSVFKAVYIDKRELKCACVGGNSRVPLGFVSLTENVMMVAMAVWMLAKPALLGAH; the protein is encoded by the coding sequence ATGGCCAGCGCGACCAAGACCGCCGAGATCTATCGGATGGTGATGCCGAGCCACACGTGCCCATATGGCATCAAGGCGCTCGACCTCCTGAAGCGGAGAGGCTTCACCGTCGAGGACCACCACCTCACGTCGCGTGAGGAAACCGATGCGTTCAAGGGCGAGCACGCGGTCGCGACGACACCCCAGGTATTCATCGATGGAAAGCGCGTCGGCGGTCACGACGATCTGGTCCGCTTCCTCGGCGGGGAGGTGAAGGACAAGGACGCCGTCACCTACACCCCGGTGATCGCGCTGTTCGCGATGGCGGCGGCGATGGCGATGGCCGGCAGCTGGGCCTCGCTCGGCGAGCTTCTGACCATGCGCACCGCGGAGTGGTTCATCGCCTTCTCGATGTGTCTGCTCGCGCTCCAGAAGCTCAAGGACGTGGATTCCTTCGCGACCATGTTCCTGAACTACGATCTGCTCGCGGCCCGGTGGGTGCCCTACGGCCGCATCTATCCCTTCGCGGAGGGCGCGGCGGGCGTGCTGATGATCTCGGGCGCTCTGATGTGGCTCTCGGTCCCCATCGCGCTGTTCATCGGCACCATCGGCGCGGTCTCGGTGTTCAAGGCGGTTTACATCGACAAGCGCGAGCTCAAGTGCGCCTGCGTCGGCGGCAACAGCAGGGTGCCGCTGGGCTTCGTGTCGCTGACCGAGAACGTCATGATGGTGGCCATGGCCGTGTGGATGCTGGCCAAGCCGGCGCTATTGGGCGCGCACTGA
- the cueR gene encoding Cu(I)-responsive transcriptional regulator — MKIGEAARYSGISAKMIRYYETTGLIGPAERSGSNYRDYSDKDVHELRFVRRARDLGFSVAEIGELLDLWRDRGRRSSEVKRFVRDHTTRLRGKIDQLEAMVVTLQSLAGQCAGDERPDCPIIEELARTGDTPRAR, encoded by the coding sequence ATGAAGATCGGTGAGGCCGCCCGGTATTCGGGCATCTCCGCGAAGATGATCCGCTACTACGAGACGACGGGCCTGATCGGTCCTGCGGAACGCAGTGGATCGAACTATCGCGACTACTCGGACAAGGATGTGCACGAGTTGCGTTTCGTTCGCCGGGCCCGCGACCTGGGCTTCTCCGTCGCGGAGATTGGCGAGCTGCTCGATCTCTGGCGCGATCGCGGACGCAGGAGCAGCGAGGTCAAGCGCTTCGTCCGTGACCATACCACTCGGCTTCGCGGAAAGATCGATCAGCTGGAGGCGATGGTGGTCACGCTCCAGTCATTGGCCGGCCAGTGCGCGGGGGATGAACGACCCGACTGCCCAATCATCGAGGAACTCGCGCGGACCGGAGATACGCCGCGCGCCCGATGA
- a CDS encoding MFS transporter: MMNVLANRTYRHLFLAQVIALVGTGLATVALGLLAYEIARANAGAVLGTALAIKMVAYIGIAPLVGAYADRLPRKTLLIAMDLVRAGVALVLPFVDAIWQVYLLIFLLQSASAAFTPTFQATIPEILPDEEEYTNALSLSRLAYDLESLLSPMLAAALLTVISFHWLFAGTSIGFVISALLVLTSALPHRKAAARAVEGVWRKTTRGARIYLRTPRLVGLLAVTLAAAAGSAMVIVNTVVIVKGMGRTQQDVALALAAYGGGSMLAALALPRILRGLADRTVMITGAAMLCAALAALGLSTRGGGSAIAWPTLLAGWLSMGIAYSLCVTPGGRLLRRSSGEADRPPLFAAQFALSHVCWLVAYPIAGQIGARSGMAAAFLALAAVAGIGAVLAIVRWPVADPDDLAHGHPELPENHPHLTGHDGGEHRHPYVIDDLHSRWPGKG; encoded by the coding sequence ATGATGAACGTCCTCGCCAATCGCACCTATCGCCATCTCTTCCTGGCACAGGTCATCGCGCTGGTCGGCACGGGGCTCGCAACCGTCGCGCTCGGGCTTCTCGCCTACGAGATCGCCCGCGCCAATGCCGGCGCGGTTCTCGGCACGGCGCTGGCCATCAAGATGGTCGCCTACATCGGCATCGCACCCTTGGTCGGCGCCTACGCCGACCGACTGCCGCGCAAGACGCTTCTAATCGCGATGGATCTCGTGCGCGCGGGCGTCGCCCTCGTCCTGCCCTTCGTGGACGCGATCTGGCAGGTCTACCTGCTGATCTTCCTGCTCCAGTCCGCCTCGGCCGCCTTCACCCCGACGTTCCAGGCGACCATCCCGGAGATCCTCCCCGACGAGGAGGAATATACCAACGCGCTGTCCCTCTCCCGACTGGCCTACGACCTTGAGAGCCTGCTCAGTCCGATGCTGGCTGCCGCCCTGCTGACGGTCATCAGCTTCCACTGGCTGTTCGCAGGCACCTCGATCGGCTTCGTAATCTCGGCGCTGCTGGTGCTCACCTCGGCGCTCCCCCACCGCAAGGCGGCGGCCCGCGCAGTGGAAGGCGTCTGGCGCAAGACAACGCGGGGCGCCCGCATCTACCTCAGGACCCCGCGCCTGGTCGGGCTGCTCGCGGTGACGCTCGCGGCCGCCGCGGGCAGCGCGATGGTGATCGTCAACACCGTCGTGATCGTGAAGGGAATGGGCCGCACGCAGCAGGACGTGGCACTGGCGCTGGCGGCCTACGGTGGCGGCTCGATGCTGGCGGCGCTCGCGCTGCCGCGTATCCTGAGAGGGCTGGCCGACCGCACGGTCATGATCACCGGAGCCGCGATGCTGTGCGCGGCCCTCGCGGCACTGGGCCTTTCGACGCGAGGTGGCGGCAGCGCCATCGCATGGCCCACGCTGCTCGCGGGGTGGCTGTCGATGGGTATCGCCTACTCGCTGTGCGTCACCCCCGGCGGACGGCTGCTGCGCCGCTCGTCAGGCGAGGCCGACCGCCCCCCTCTGTTCGCTGCGCAATTCGCACTGAGCCACGTGTGCTGGCTTGTCGCCTATCCCATCGCCGGACAGATCGGCGCACGCTCCGGCATGGCGGCCGCCTTCCTCGCGCTGGCAGCCGTAGCGGGTATCGGAGCGGTGCTTGCCATCGTGCGCTGGCCCGTGGCCGACCCCGACGACCTCGCACACGGCCACCCCGAGCTGCCGGAGAACCATCCGCACCTGACCGGTCATGACGGCGGCGAGCATCGGCATCCCTACGTGATCGACGACCTCCACAGCAGGTGGCCCGGGAAAGGCTGA
- a CDS encoding YqaA family protein, protein MPEALFGAYSALFVAAFVAATIVPAQSELLLATLLAAGRFETTALLAAATAGNVLGSLINWLIGRKLAHHADARWFPASERAMRRAEAWFTRFGPAVLLLSWLPVVGDPLTLIAGVLRMRLIPFLVIVTIAKGGRYILLAAVVTGWSG, encoded by the coding sequence ATGCCCGAGGCACTCTTCGGCGCCTACTCAGCGCTCTTCGTCGCCGCCTTCGTGGCGGCGACGATCGTGCCCGCGCAGTCGGAGCTGCTGCTGGCGACGCTGCTCGCCGCAGGGCGGTTCGAGACCACGGCACTCCTGGCAGCCGCGACCGCCGGCAATGTGCTGGGCTCGCTCATCAACTGGCTGATCGGGCGCAAGCTCGCGCACCATGCCGACGCGCGCTGGTTTCCGGCTTCGGAGCGAGCGATGAGACGGGCCGAGGCGTGGTTCACGCGCTTCGGACCGGCTGTCCTCCTGCTGTCCTGGCTCCCGGTCGTGGGTGATCCCCTGACGCTTATCGCGGGCGTCCTAAGGATGCGACTGATCCCATTTCTCGTGATCGTCACGATAGCCAAGGGCGGTCGCTACATACTCCTGGCCGCGGTAGTGACGGGCTGGTCGGGCTGA
- a CDS encoding transmembrane anchor protein: MFNSQRPSIDDLPTNGQLLRATALAAATAGVLLVAVVLPAEYAIDPTGAGRALGFTEMGEIKAQLAREAETDRRLAASSEVRAVVAAAPTDAVAPSNGDARSDVTEVTLAPGEGAEVKATMAKGEQLAFDWSVRGGAVNFDTHADGAGIDYHGYGKGRNSQGEKGTLIAAFDGKHGWFWRNRSGGSVTVTLRTQGGYTDIKRVV, from the coding sequence ATGTTCAATTCGCAACGCCCTTCGATCGACGACCTTCCCACCAACGGCCAGCTGCTGCGTGCTACCGCGCTGGCCGCCGCCACAGCCGGAGTCCTGCTGGTCGCAGTGGTGCTACCGGCGGAATACGCCATCGATCCCACCGGAGCCGGGCGTGCGCTCGGCTTCACCGAGATGGGCGAAATCAAGGCCCAGCTTGCCCGGGAGGCCGAGACCGACCGTCGCCTTGCTGCGTCCTCCGAAGTGCGTGCCGTCGTCGCCGCGGCCCCAACCGATGCGGTGGCTCCATCCAACGGTGACGCGCGCAGCGATGTGACAGAGGTCACGCTGGCTCCGGGTGAGGGTGCTGAGGTGAAGGCGACCATGGCCAAGGGCGAGCAGCTTGCGTTCGACTGGTCGGTCAGGGGCGGAGCGGTCAACTTCGATACCCACGCCGACGGCGCCGGCATCGACTACCACGGCTATGGCAAGGGCCGAAACTCGCAAGGCGAGAAGGGGACGCTCATCGCCGCCTTCGACGGCAAGCACGGCTGGTTCTGGCGCAATCGCTCGGGTGGTAGCGTGACGGTCACGCTGCGCACGCAGGGCGGCTACACCGACATCAAGCGCGTCGTCTGA
- a CDS encoding HupE/UreJ family protein yields the protein MLKPLQFDPAAIPRRAILAAVVLLLLLCTSAEALAHNVAEGDKGYIQEMSGVQFLAYIYLGAKHMVTGYDHLLFLFGVIFFLYRLKEIGIYVTLFAIGHSTTLLFGVLTGISANAYVIDAIIGLSVVYKSLDNLGAFQRWFGFQPNTKVATLVFGFFHGFGLATKIVEFEIPREGLIENLIAFNVGVEIGQLLALGAILVVMGFWRRTSSFMRHAFAANTIVMALGFLLVGYQIAGYAVSQS from the coding sequence ATGCTGAAACCGCTTCAGTTCGACCCGGCGGCTATTCCCCGCCGCGCCATCCTCGCGGCCGTCGTTCTCCTCCTGCTGCTGTGCACGAGCGCCGAGGCCCTGGCCCACAACGTCGCCGAAGGTGACAAGGGCTACATCCAGGAGATGAGCGGGGTGCAGTTCCTCGCCTACATCTACCTCGGTGCGAAGCACATGGTCACCGGATACGACCACCTGCTGTTCCTCTTCGGCGTCATCTTCTTCCTCTACCGGCTGAAGGAGATCGGCATCTACGTGACGCTGTTCGCCATCGGCCATTCGACCACGCTTCTGTTCGGAGTGCTCACCGGGATCAGCGCCAACGCCTACGTGATCGACGCGATCATCGGCCTGTCGGTGGTCTACAAGTCACTCGACAATCTAGGCGCCTTCCAGCGCTGGTTCGGCTTTCAGCCCAACACCAAGGTGGCGACGCTGGTGTTCGGCTTCTTCCACGGATTCGGCCTGGCGACCAAGATCGTCGAGTTCGAAATTCCGCGCGAAGGACTCATCGAAAACCTGATTGCGTTCAACGTGGGTGTCGAGATCGGCCAGCTGCTGGCGCTGGGCGCCATCCTGGTGGTCATGGGCTTCTGGCGCCGCACCTCCAGCTTCATGCGCCACGCCTTCGCCGCGAACACCATCGTCATGGCCCTGGGCTTCCTCTTGGTCGGCTACCAGATCGCCGGTTACGCCGTCAGCCAGTCCTAG
- a CDS encoding efflux RND transporter permease subunit, whose translation MLNRIIELSIRQRFAVLVTVLLLAALGIYNFGRLKIDAVPDITNVQVQINTSAPGFSPLEAEQRITFPVETAIAGLPGLQYTRSVSRYGLSQVTVVFEDGTDIYFARQLVNERLQGVRSNLPTSVEPELGPIATGLGEIFMYTIEAKPNSVKPDGSRYTAQDLRTLHDWVVRPQLRNVPGVTEVNSVGGYRKEYVVSPFPARLAGFGLTVQDVIEALQRNNANVGAGYVERSGSQYLIRVPGQAQDKRDLSGIIVASRDGVPIRIADVADVVIGSEIRNGAATKDGREVVLGTIYMLVGENARDVSVAVAERLEEINRSLPGGVVAATMYDRSKLVEATVRTVEKNLAEGAMLVIVVLFLLLGNIRAALITAAVIPLSFLLTITGMVQGGISGNLMSLGALDFGLIVDGAVIIVENCLRRFGEAQHSLGRLLTKDERFKLAASASEEVIRPSLFGIMIITIVYVPILALEGVEGKTFHPMAITVVIALTAALLLSLTFVPAAVATFVKGKVEEKENRVMRAASAQYVPMLDFALRRRKAVLAGAAALVVVSGLAATRLGSEFIPNLDEGDIALHALRIPGTSLSQAVSMQSALEERIKRFPEVDKVFAKIGTADVATDPVPPSVADTFIIMKPRDQWPDPRKPKTQLVAEMNEAVQQVPGSRYEFIQPIQMRFNELIAGVRSDVAIKVYGDDLEQLAATAAEIEGVVGSIDGAQDVQTEQVTGLPFVQILPDRTRLTQLGLNIDDVQTVVATAIGGAEAGQLFEGDRRFDIVVRLPEDLRQDPQVLERLPIPLPGGGAVPLAEVATIERTQGPNQISRENGKRRAVVTSNVRGRDLGSFVTEARDRITAEVDVPDGYWVEYGGTFQQLQSAATRLQIVVPLTLLLIFGLLVALFRSARDALVVFSGVPLALTGGIAALLLRGIPFSISAGVGFIALSGVAVLNGVVMLTFIKQLMAEGRPLDTAIREGALARLRPVLMTALVASLGFVPMALNVGLGSEVQRPLATVVIGGIISSTLLTLIVLPALYRTMRSREAETDKSPIAGPAPA comes from the coding sequence ATGCTCAATCGCATCATCGAGCTGTCGATACGGCAGCGCTTCGCCGTCCTGGTGACCGTCCTCTTGCTGGCGGCGCTGGGCATCTACAACTTCGGGCGCCTCAAGATCGACGCCGTTCCCGACATCACCAATGTCCAGGTGCAGATCAACACGTCCGCGCCAGGGTTCTCTCCGCTCGAGGCGGAGCAGCGCATCACCTTCCCGGTCGAGACCGCCATCGCGGGCCTGCCCGGACTGCAGTATACCCGCTCCGTCTCGCGCTACGGGCTAAGCCAGGTGACCGTCGTCTTCGAGGACGGCACCGACATCTACTTCGCCCGACAGCTGGTCAACGAGCGGCTCCAAGGGGTGCGATCGAACCTTCCCACTAGCGTGGAGCCGGAACTCGGGCCGATCGCGACCGGGCTGGGCGAGATCTTCATGTATACGATCGAGGCCAAGCCGAACTCGGTGAAGCCGGACGGTTCTCGCTACACGGCGCAGGACCTGCGCACGCTGCACGACTGGGTCGTGCGGCCGCAGCTGCGCAACGTGCCGGGTGTCACCGAGGTCAACTCGGTCGGGGGCTACCGCAAGGAATACGTCGTCTCGCCGTTCCCGGCGCGCCTCGCCGGCTTCGGCCTGACGGTCCAAGATGTAATCGAGGCGCTCCAGCGCAACAACGCCAATGTCGGGGCCGGCTACGTGGAGCGGTCGGGCTCGCAGTATCTGATCCGCGTGCCGGGTCAGGCCCAGGACAAACGCGACCTGTCGGGGATCATCGTCGCCTCGCGCGACGGGGTTCCGATCCGCATCGCCGATGTCGCCGATGTCGTGATCGGATCGGAGATCCGGAACGGCGCGGCGACCAAGGATGGCCGCGAGGTGGTGCTCGGCACGATCTATATGCTCGTGGGCGAGAACGCGCGCGACGTCAGCGTGGCAGTCGCCGAACGGCTGGAGGAGATCAACAGGTCGCTCCCGGGCGGAGTGGTCGCTGCCACCATGTATGACCGCTCCAAGCTCGTCGAGGCGACGGTGCGGACGGTCGAGAAGAACCTCGCCGAGGGCGCGATGCTCGTGATCGTGGTGCTGTTCCTGCTGCTCGGCAACATCCGCGCGGCGCTGATCACGGCGGCGGTCATCCCCCTCTCCTTCCTCCTGACCATCACCGGCATGGTGCAAGGCGGCATCTCGGGCAATCTCATGAGCCTAGGCGCGCTGGACTTCGGCCTGATCGTCGACGGCGCGGTGATCATCGTCGAGAACTGCCTGAGGCGGTTCGGCGAGGCGCAGCACTCGCTGGGACGGCTACTGACCAAGGATGAGCGGTTCAAGCTGGCTGCAAGCGCTTCGGAAGAGGTGATCCGGCCCAGCCTGTTCGGCATCATGATCATCACCATCGTCTACGTTCCGATCCTCGCCCTCGAGGGTGTGGAGGGCAAGACCTTCCACCCGATGGCGATCACCGTGGTGATCGCGCTGACCGCGGCGCTGCTGCTGTCGCTGACCTTCGTGCCGGCGGCCGTGGCGACCTTCGTCAAGGGCAAGGTCGAGGAGAAGGAGAACCGGGTCATGCGCGCCGCCAGCGCGCAGTATGTGCCCATGCTCGACTTCGCCCTGAGGCGGCGCAAGGCGGTGCTGGCCGGTGCCGCGGCGCTGGTGGTCGTGAGCGGCCTCGCGGCTACGCGGCTGGGCTCCGAGTTCATTCCCAACCTCGACGAGGGGGATATCGCGCTCCACGCACTGCGTATTCCCGGCACCAGCCTCTCCCAGGCGGTGTCCATGCAGAGCGCGCTGGAGGAGCGGATCAAGCGCTTCCCGGAAGTCGACAAGGTCTTCGCCAAGATCGGCACCGCCGACGTCGCCACCGATCCGGTCCCGCCGTCGGTCGCGGACACCTTCATCATAATGAAGCCACGCGACCAATGGCCCGATCCGCGCAAGCCCAAGACGCAGCTCGTGGCCGAGATGAACGAGGCAGTCCAGCAGGTGCCCGGATCGCGCTACGAGTTCATCCAGCCGATCCAGATGCGGTTCAACGAGCTTATCGCCGGCGTCCGCTCGGATGTCGCGATCAAGGTCTACGGCGACGATCTCGAACAGCTCGCGGCGACCGCCGCCGAGATCGAAGGCGTTGTCGGAAGCATCGACGGTGCGCAGGACGTCCAGACTGAGCAGGTCACCGGCCTGCCCTTCGTCCAGATACTTCCGGACCGCACCAGGCTGACCCAGCTCGGGCTGAACATCGACGATGTCCAGACGGTGGTCGCAACCGCGATCGGAGGAGCGGAAGCAGGCCAGCTGTTCGAAGGCGATCGCAGGTTCGACATCGTCGTCCGCCTGCCCGAGGATCTGCGCCAGGACCCGCAGGTGCTCGAACGGCTGCCGATTCCCCTCCCGGGAGGCGGCGCGGTGCCGCTGGCCGAGGTGGCCACGATCGAGCGGACGCAGGGACCGAACCAGATCAGCCGCGAGAACGGCAAGCGGCGAGCGGTCGTGACCAGCAACGTGCGGGGCCGCGATCTCGGCTCGTTCGTGACCGAGGCCCGCGACCGCATCACAGCCGAGGTCGACGTGCCGGACGGCTACTGGGTCGAATACGGTGGCACCTTCCAGCAGCTCCAGTCCGCCGCCACCCGGCTGCAGATCGTGGTGCCGCTCACGCTGCTGCTGATCTTCGGTCTACTGGTCGCGCTGTTCCGCTCGGCGAGGGATGCGCTGGTCGTATTCTCCGGCGTGCCGCTGGCTCTCACCGGAGGCATCGCGGCTCTGCTCCTGCGCGGCATCCCGTTCTCCATCTCGGCGGGAGTGGGCTTCATCGCGCTGTCCGGCGTCGCCGTGCTCAACGGCGTGGTCATGCTCACCTTCATCAAGCAGCTGATGGCGGAGGGCCGCCCGCTCGACACCGCGATCCGCGAAGGGGCGTTGGCGAGACTGCGCCCCGTGCTCATGACCGCGCTTGTCGCCAGCCTGGGCTTCGTCCCCATGGCGCTCAACGTCGGTCTGGGGTCCGAGGTGCAGCGACCGCTGGCGACGGTAGTCATCGGGGGGATCATCTCCTCGACGCTGCTGACTCTGATCGTCCTGCCGGCGCTTTACCGGACCATGCGCAGCCGCGAGGCCGAGACGGATAAGTCACCGATCGCCGGGCCGGCTCCGGCCTGA